A single region of the Neomonachus schauinslandi chromosome 3, ASM220157v2, whole genome shotgun sequence genome encodes:
- the LOC110587677 gene encoding LOW QUALITY PROTEIN: translation machinery-associated protein 7-like (The sequence of the model RefSeq protein was modified relative to this genomic sequence to represent the inferred CDS: inserted 1 base in 1 codon; substituted 1 base at 1 genomic stop codon), whose amino-acid sequence MSGCKGGKEEPLRKPKKQTKEMDXDXAFKQKERRAEAEEKEEKKLGELKAKVMQKGPLATGRIKKSSKKVYTCSAWLNFRQVTASL is encoded by the exons ATGTCCGGATGCAAAGGTGGCAAGGAGGAGCCCCTAAGGAAGCCTAAGAAGCAGACCAAGGAGATGG ATGATTAGGCATTcaagcagaaagagagaagagcagaagcggaggagaaagaggagaagaaactGGGGGAGCTGAAAGCAAAGGTCATGCAGAAGGGCCCCCTGGCCACAGGTAGAATTAAGAAATCTAGCAAAAAA GTTTACACTTGTTCAGCTTGGCTAAACTTTAGACAGGTGACAGCCAGTCTCTAA